In Phalacrocorax carbo unplaced genomic scaffold, bPhaCar2.1 SCAFFOLD_201, whole genome shotgun sequence, one genomic interval encodes:
- the ATP4A gene encoding potassium-transporting ATPase alpha chain 1 isoform X4 produces MKKEMDVDDHKLDVNDLELKYSTSITKGLVEAVAAERLLRDGPNELRPPRGTPECVKFGRQLAGGLQCLMWVAAAICLIAYGVQEGEGDRGSSDNLYLAIALIAVVVVTGCFGYYQEFKSTNIIASFKNLVPQQATVIREGDKLQINANELVVGDLVEIKGGDRVPADIRIISAQGCKVDNSSLTGESEPQTRSPECTHESPLETRNIAFFSTMCLEGTAMGLVINTGDRTIIGRIASLASGVENEKTPIAIEIEHFVDIIAGLAIFFGATFFVVAMVIGYTFLRAMVFFMAIVVAYVPEGLLATVTVCLSLTAKRLARKNCVVKNLEAVETLGSTSVICSDKTGTLTQNRMTVAHLWFDNQIHTADTTEDQSGQSFDQSSETWTMLSRVVTLCNRAQFKPGQDNVPVAKREVIGDASETALLKFAEVTVGSVAEARGRFPKVAELPFNSTNKFQLSVHEAGERQLLVLKGAPERVLERCGAVLLKGQELALDAQWREAFEGAYAELGGRGERVLGFCARWLPAGTVAAGTDPETLPEVAVGLCFAGLVSMIDPPRATVPQAVLKCRTAGIRVIMVTGDHPITAKAIAAAVGIISEGSETPEEVAARLRVPLEQVDPRQARARVVTGAELAAMTPESLEGLLRAHPEMVFARTSPQQKLVIVESCQRLGAIVAVTGDGVNDSPALKKADIGVAMGIAGSDAAKNAADMILLDDNFASIVTGVEQGRLIFDNLKKSIAYTLTKNIPELTPYLIYITASVPLPLGCITILFIELCTDIFPSVSLAYERAESDIMHLKPRNPRRDRLVNEPLAAYSYFQIGAIQSFAGFTDYFVAMAQEGWWPLLCLGLRPRWEDVHEQELQDSYGQQWTFEQRRYQQYTCYTVFFISIEMCQIADVLIRKTRRLSLFQQGLFRNRILVIAIVFQVSIGCFLCYCPGMPNVFNFMPIRFQWWFVPMPFGLLILVYDEIRKLGVRRHPGSWWDRELYY; encoded by the exons ATGAAGAAGGAGATGGATGTG GATGACCACAAGCTCGACGTGAACGACCTGGAGCTCAAGTACAGCACCAGCATCACCAAG GGCCTGGTGGAGGCGGTGGCAGCCGAGCGGCTGCTGAGGGACGGCCCCAACGAGCTCCGCCCACCCCGGGGGACCCCCGAGTGCGTCAAGTTTGGGCGGCAGTTGGCCGGGGGTCTCCAGTGCCTGATGTGGGTGGCGGCGGCCATTTGCCTCATCGCCTACGGCGTGCAGGAGGGGGAGGGTGACCGCGGCAGCTCCGACAAC ctgTACCTCGCCATTGCCCTCATCGCCGTCGTCGTCGTCACCGGTTGCTTCGGCTACTACCAAGAGTTCAAGAGCACCAACATCATCGCCAGCTTCAAGAACCTGGTCCCTCAG CAAGCCACGGTGATCCGGGAAGGAGACAAACTCCAGATCAACGCCAACGAGTTGGTGGTGGGTGACCTGGTGGAGATCAAAGGAGGGGACCGAGTTCCTGCAGACATCCGCATCATCTCGGCTCAGGGTTGCAAG GTGGACAACTCGTCGTTGACGGGGGAGTCGGAGCCCCAGACGCGGTCACCCGAGTGCACCCATGAGTCGCCCTTGGAGACCCGTAACATCGCCTTCTTCTCCACCATGTGTCTAGAAG GTACAGCCATGGGGTTGGTGATCAACACGGGTGACCGGACCATCATCGGGCGCATCGCCAGCTTGGCCTCGGGGGTGGAGAACGAGAAGACACCCATCGCCATCGAGATCGAGCACTTCGTTGACATCATCGCCGGCCTCGCCATCTTCTTCGGCGCCACCTTcttcgtggtggccatggtcATCGGCTACACCTTCCTCCGTGCCATGGTCTTCTTCATGGCCATCGTCGTGGCCTACGTCCCTGAGGGGCTGCTGGCCACCGTCACG GTTTGCCTCTCGTTGACGGCCAAGAGGCTGGCGCGGAAGAACTGCGTGGTGAAGAACCTGGAAGCGGTGGAGACGTTGGGTTCCACCTCGGTCATCTGCTCCGACAAGACGGGGACCCTCACCCAGAACCGGATGACGGTGGCGCACCTCTGGTTCGACAACCAGATCCATACGGCCGACACGACCGAGGACCAATCGG GTCAGAGCTTCGACCAGTCGTCGGAGACGTGGACCATGCTGAGCCGCGTCGTCACCCTCTGCAACAGGGCCCAGTTCAAGCCGGGACAGGACAACGTCCCCGTGGCCAAG cGTGAGGTCATCGGCGACGCTTCGGAAACGGCGCTGCTCAAGTTCGCGGAGGTGACGGTGGGGTCGGTGGCGGAAGCGCGGGGACGGTTCCCCAAGGTGGCCGAGCTGCCCTTCAACTCCACCAACAAGTTCCAG CTCTCGGTCCACGAGGCCGGCGAAcggcagctgctggtgctgaaGGGAGCCCCCGAGCGGGTGCTGGAGCGGTGCGGCGCCGTCCTGCTgaaggggcaggagctggcccTGGACGCCCAGTGGCGGGAGGCCTTCGAGGGGGCCTACGCCGAGctggggggccgtggggagaGGGTGCTGG GGTTCTGCGCCCGCTGGCTGCCGGCGGGGACGGTGGCGGCGGGGACGGACCCCGAGACCCTGCCGGAGGTGGCCGTGGGGCTCTGCTTCGCCGGGCTGGTGTCCATGATCGACCCACCCCGCGCCACCGTCCCCCAGGCCGTGCTCAAGTGTCGCACGGCCGGTATCAGG GTGATCATGGTGACCGGGGACCACCCCATCACGGCCAAGGCCATCGCGGCGGCCGTCGGCATCATCTCGGAGGGCAGCGAGACCCCCGAGGAGGTGGCAGCTCGTCTGCGGGTGCCCCTCGAACAGGTGGACCCCAG GCAGGCGCGGGCGCGGGTGGTGACGGGGGCGGAGCTGGCGGCCATGACACCCGAGTCCCTGGAGGGTCTCCTCCGCGCCCACCCCGAGATGGTCTTCGCCCGGACGTCACCGCAGCAGAAGCTTGTCATCGTGGAGAGCTGCCAGCGGCtg GGCGCCATCGTGGCGGTGACGGGGGACGGGGTGAACGACTCCCCCGCGCTGAAGAAGGCCGACATCGGCGTGGCCATGGGCATCGCGGGCTCCGACGCCGCCAAGAACGCGGCCGACATGATCCTCCTCGACGACAACTTCGCCTCCATCGTCACCGGCGTGGAGCaag GCCGCTTGATCTTTGACAACCTGAAGAAGTCCATCGCCTACACCTTGACCAAGAACATCCCCGAGTTGACGCCCTACCTCATCTACATCACGGCCAGCGTCCCCCTGCCCTTGGGCTGCATCACCATCCTCTTCATCGAGCTCTGCACCGACATC TTCCCCTCGGTCTCCTTGGCCTATGAGAGGGCGGAGAGTGACATCATGCACCTGAAGCCCCGCAACCCTCGACGCGACCGATTGGTCAACGAACCCTTGGCAGCTTATTCCTACTTCCAGATTG GTGCCATCCAGTCCTTCGCCGGCTTCACCGACTACTTCGTGGCGATGGCGCAGGAGGGCTGGTGGCCTCTGCTCTGCTTGGGGTTGCGCCCGCGCTGGGAGGACGTCCAcgagcaggagctgcaggacagcTACGGCCAACAATGG ACCTTCGAGCAGCGCCGCTACCAGCAGTACACCTGCTACACCGTCTTCTTCATCAGCATCGAGATGTGCCAGATCGCCGACGTCCTCATCCGCAAGACCCGACGcctctccctcttccagcaggGCCTCTTCCG
- the ATP4A gene encoding potassium-transporting ATPase alpha chain 1 isoform X3: protein MGKEESYELGPRGKAPPPAAKGRGHRKKEKLEDMKKEMDVDDHKLDVNDLELKYSTSITKGLVEAVAAERLLRDGPNELRPPRGTPECVKFGRQLAGGLQCLMWVAAAICLIAYGVQEGEGDRGSSDNLYLAIALIAVVVVTGCFGYYQEFKSTNIIASFKNLVPQQATVIREGDKLQINANELVVGDLVEIKGGDRVPADIRIISAQGCKVDNSSLTGESEPQTRSPECTHESPLETRNIAFFSTMCLEGTAMGLVINTGDRTIIGRIASLASGVENEKTPIAIEIEHFVDIIAGLAIFFGATFFVVAMVIGYTFLRAMVFFMAIVVAYVPEGLLATVTVCLSLTAKRLARKNCVVKNLEAVETLGSTSVICSDKTGTLTQNRMTVAHLWFDNQIHTADTTEDQSGQSFDQSSETWTMLSRVVTLCNRAQFKPGQDNVPVAKREVIGDASETALLKFAEVTVGSVAEARGRFPKVAELPFNSTNKFQLSVHEAGERQLLVLKGAPERVLERCGAVLLKGQELALDAQWREAFEGAYAELGGRGERVLGFCARWLPAGTVAAGTDPETLPEVAVGLCFAGLVSMIDPPRATVPQAVLKCRTAGIRVIMVTGDHPITAKAIAAAVGIISEGSETPEEVAARLRVPLEQVDPRQARARVVTGAELAAMTPESLEGLLRAHPEMVFARTSPQQKLVIVESCQRLGAIVAVTGDGVNDSPALKKADIGVAMGIAGSDAAKNAADMILLDDNFASIVTGVEQGRLIFDNLKKSIAYTLTKNIPELTPYLIYITASVPLPLGCITILFIELCTDIFPSVSLAYERAESDIMHLKPRNPRRDRLVNEPLAAYSYFQIGAIQSFAGFTDYFVAMAQEGWWPLLCLGLRPRWEDVHEQELQDSYGQQWTFEQRRYQQYTCYTVFFISIEMCQIADVLIRKTRRLSLFQQGLFRNRILVIAIVFQVSIGCFLCYCPGMPNVFNFMPIRFQWWFVPMPFGLLILVYDEIRKLGVRRHPGSWWDRELYY, encoded by the exons ATGGGGAAGGAG GAGAGCTATGAGTTGGGGCCGCGGGGCaaggccccgcccccggccgcaAAGGGGCGTGGCCACCGCAAGAAGGAGAAGCTGGAGGACATGAAGAAGGAGATGGATGTG GATGACCACAAGCTCGACGTGAACGACCTGGAGCTCAAGTACAGCACCAGCATCACCAAG GGCCTGGTGGAGGCGGTGGCAGCCGAGCGGCTGCTGAGGGACGGCCCCAACGAGCTCCGCCCACCCCGGGGGACCCCCGAGTGCGTCAAGTTTGGGCGGCAGTTGGCCGGGGGTCTCCAGTGCCTGATGTGGGTGGCGGCGGCCATTTGCCTCATCGCCTACGGCGTGCAGGAGGGGGAGGGTGACCGCGGCAGCTCCGACAAC ctgTACCTCGCCATTGCCCTCATCGCCGTCGTCGTCGTCACCGGTTGCTTCGGCTACTACCAAGAGTTCAAGAGCACCAACATCATCGCCAGCTTCAAGAACCTGGTCCCTCAG CAAGCCACGGTGATCCGGGAAGGAGACAAACTCCAGATCAACGCCAACGAGTTGGTGGTGGGTGACCTGGTGGAGATCAAAGGAGGGGACCGAGTTCCTGCAGACATCCGCATCATCTCGGCTCAGGGTTGCAAG GTGGACAACTCGTCGTTGACGGGGGAGTCGGAGCCCCAGACGCGGTCACCCGAGTGCACCCATGAGTCGCCCTTGGAGACCCGTAACATCGCCTTCTTCTCCACCATGTGTCTAGAAG GTACAGCCATGGGGTTGGTGATCAACACGGGTGACCGGACCATCATCGGGCGCATCGCCAGCTTGGCCTCGGGGGTGGAGAACGAGAAGACACCCATCGCCATCGAGATCGAGCACTTCGTTGACATCATCGCCGGCCTCGCCATCTTCTTCGGCGCCACCTTcttcgtggtggccatggtcATCGGCTACACCTTCCTCCGTGCCATGGTCTTCTTCATGGCCATCGTCGTGGCCTACGTCCCTGAGGGGCTGCTGGCCACCGTCACG GTTTGCCTCTCGTTGACGGCCAAGAGGCTGGCGCGGAAGAACTGCGTGGTGAAGAACCTGGAAGCGGTGGAGACGTTGGGTTCCACCTCGGTCATCTGCTCCGACAAGACGGGGACCCTCACCCAGAACCGGATGACGGTGGCGCACCTCTGGTTCGACAACCAGATCCATACGGCCGACACGACCGAGGACCAATCGG GTCAGAGCTTCGACCAGTCGTCGGAGACGTGGACCATGCTGAGCCGCGTCGTCACCCTCTGCAACAGGGCCCAGTTCAAGCCGGGACAGGACAACGTCCCCGTGGCCAAG cGTGAGGTCATCGGCGACGCTTCGGAAACGGCGCTGCTCAAGTTCGCGGAGGTGACGGTGGGGTCGGTGGCGGAAGCGCGGGGACGGTTCCCCAAGGTGGCCGAGCTGCCCTTCAACTCCACCAACAAGTTCCAG CTCTCGGTCCACGAGGCCGGCGAAcggcagctgctggtgctgaaGGGAGCCCCCGAGCGGGTGCTGGAGCGGTGCGGCGCCGTCCTGCTgaaggggcaggagctggcccTGGACGCCCAGTGGCGGGAGGCCTTCGAGGGGGCCTACGCCGAGctggggggccgtggggagaGGGTGCTGG GGTTCTGCGCCCGCTGGCTGCCGGCGGGGACGGTGGCGGCGGGGACGGACCCCGAGACCCTGCCGGAGGTGGCCGTGGGGCTCTGCTTCGCCGGGCTGGTGTCCATGATCGACCCACCCCGCGCCACCGTCCCCCAGGCCGTGCTCAAGTGTCGCACGGCCGGTATCAGG GTGATCATGGTGACCGGGGACCACCCCATCACGGCCAAGGCCATCGCGGCGGCCGTCGGCATCATCTCGGAGGGCAGCGAGACCCCCGAGGAGGTGGCAGCTCGTCTGCGGGTGCCCCTCGAACAGGTGGACCCCAG GCAGGCGCGGGCGCGGGTGGTGACGGGGGCGGAGCTGGCGGCCATGACACCCGAGTCCCTGGAGGGTCTCCTCCGCGCCCACCCCGAGATGGTCTTCGCCCGGACGTCACCGCAGCAGAAGCTTGTCATCGTGGAGAGCTGCCAGCGGCtg GGCGCCATCGTGGCGGTGACGGGGGACGGGGTGAACGACTCCCCCGCGCTGAAGAAGGCCGACATCGGCGTGGCCATGGGCATCGCGGGCTCCGACGCCGCCAAGAACGCGGCCGACATGATCCTCCTCGACGACAACTTCGCCTCCATCGTCACCGGCGTGGAGCaag GCCGCTTGATCTTTGACAACCTGAAGAAGTCCATCGCCTACACCTTGACCAAGAACATCCCCGAGTTGACGCCCTACCTCATCTACATCACGGCCAGCGTCCCCCTGCCCTTGGGCTGCATCACCATCCTCTTCATCGAGCTCTGCACCGACATC TTCCCCTCGGTCTCCTTGGCCTATGAGAGGGCGGAGAGTGACATCATGCACCTGAAGCCCCGCAACCCTCGACGCGACCGATTGGTCAACGAACCCTTGGCAGCTTATTCCTACTTCCAGATTG GTGCCATCCAGTCCTTCGCCGGCTTCACCGACTACTTCGTGGCGATGGCGCAGGAGGGCTGGTGGCCTCTGCTCTGCTTGGGGTTGCGCCCGCGCTGGGAGGACGTCCAcgagcaggagctgcaggacagcTACGGCCAACAATGG ACCTTCGAGCAGCGCCGCTACCAGCAGTACACCTGCTACACCGTCTTCTTCATCAGCATCGAGATGTGCCAGATCGCCGACGTCCTCATCCGCAAGACCCGACGcctctccctcttccagcaggGCCTCTTCCG
- the ATP4A gene encoding potassium-transporting ATPase alpha chain 1 isoform X2 yields the protein MDRGADRQMEESYELGPRGKAPPPAAKGRGHRKKEKLEDMKKEMDVDDHKLDVNDLELKYSTSITKGLVEAVAAERLLRDGPNELRPPRGTPECVKFGRQLAGGLQCLMWVAAAICLIAYGVQEGEGDRGSSDNLYLAIALIAVVVVTGCFGYYQEFKSTNIIASFKNLVPQQATVIREGDKLQINANELVVGDLVEIKGGDRVPADIRIISAQGCKVDNSSLTGESEPQTRSPECTHESPLETRNIAFFSTMCLEGTAMGLVINTGDRTIIGRIASLASGVENEKTPIAIEIEHFVDIIAGLAIFFGATFFVVAMVIGYTFLRAMVFFMAIVVAYVPEGLLATVTVCLSLTAKRLARKNCVVKNLEAVETLGSTSVICSDKTGTLTQNRMTVAHLWFDNQIHTADTTEDQSGQSFDQSSETWTMLSRVVTLCNRAQFKPGQDNVPVAKREVIGDASETALLKFAEVTVGSVAEARGRFPKVAELPFNSTNKFQLSVHEAGERQLLVLKGAPERVLERCGAVLLKGQELALDAQWREAFEGAYAELGGRGERVLGFCARWLPAGTVAAGTDPETLPEVAVGLCFAGLVSMIDPPRATVPQAVLKCRTAGIRVIMVTGDHPITAKAIAAAVGIISEGSETPEEVAARLRVPLEQVDPRQARARVVTGAELAAMTPESLEGLLRAHPEMVFARTSPQQKLVIVESCQRLGAIVAVTGDGVNDSPALKKADIGVAMGIAGSDAAKNAADMILLDDNFASIVTGVEQGRLIFDNLKKSIAYTLTKNIPELTPYLIYITASVPLPLGCITILFIELCTDIFPSVSLAYERAESDIMHLKPRNPRRDRLVNEPLAAYSYFQIGAIQSFAGFTDYFVAMAQEGWWPLLCLGLRPRWEDVHEQELQDSYGQQWTFEQRRYQQYTCYTVFFISIEMCQIADVLIRKTRRLSLFQQGLFRNRILVIAIVFQVSIGCFLCYCPGMPNVFNFMPIRFQWWFVPMPFGLLILVYDEIRKLGVRRHPGSWWDRELYY from the exons ATGGACAGAGGGGCGGACAGACAGATGGAG GAGAGCTATGAGTTGGGGCCGCGGGGCaaggccccgcccccggccgcaAAGGGGCGTGGCCACCGCAAGAAGGAGAAGCTGGAGGACATGAAGAAGGAGATGGATGTG GATGACCACAAGCTCGACGTGAACGACCTGGAGCTCAAGTACAGCACCAGCATCACCAAG GGCCTGGTGGAGGCGGTGGCAGCCGAGCGGCTGCTGAGGGACGGCCCCAACGAGCTCCGCCCACCCCGGGGGACCCCCGAGTGCGTCAAGTTTGGGCGGCAGTTGGCCGGGGGTCTCCAGTGCCTGATGTGGGTGGCGGCGGCCATTTGCCTCATCGCCTACGGCGTGCAGGAGGGGGAGGGTGACCGCGGCAGCTCCGACAAC ctgTACCTCGCCATTGCCCTCATCGCCGTCGTCGTCGTCACCGGTTGCTTCGGCTACTACCAAGAGTTCAAGAGCACCAACATCATCGCCAGCTTCAAGAACCTGGTCCCTCAG CAAGCCACGGTGATCCGGGAAGGAGACAAACTCCAGATCAACGCCAACGAGTTGGTGGTGGGTGACCTGGTGGAGATCAAAGGAGGGGACCGAGTTCCTGCAGACATCCGCATCATCTCGGCTCAGGGTTGCAAG GTGGACAACTCGTCGTTGACGGGGGAGTCGGAGCCCCAGACGCGGTCACCCGAGTGCACCCATGAGTCGCCCTTGGAGACCCGTAACATCGCCTTCTTCTCCACCATGTGTCTAGAAG GTACAGCCATGGGGTTGGTGATCAACACGGGTGACCGGACCATCATCGGGCGCATCGCCAGCTTGGCCTCGGGGGTGGAGAACGAGAAGACACCCATCGCCATCGAGATCGAGCACTTCGTTGACATCATCGCCGGCCTCGCCATCTTCTTCGGCGCCACCTTcttcgtggtggccatggtcATCGGCTACACCTTCCTCCGTGCCATGGTCTTCTTCATGGCCATCGTCGTGGCCTACGTCCCTGAGGGGCTGCTGGCCACCGTCACG GTTTGCCTCTCGTTGACGGCCAAGAGGCTGGCGCGGAAGAACTGCGTGGTGAAGAACCTGGAAGCGGTGGAGACGTTGGGTTCCACCTCGGTCATCTGCTCCGACAAGACGGGGACCCTCACCCAGAACCGGATGACGGTGGCGCACCTCTGGTTCGACAACCAGATCCATACGGCCGACACGACCGAGGACCAATCGG GTCAGAGCTTCGACCAGTCGTCGGAGACGTGGACCATGCTGAGCCGCGTCGTCACCCTCTGCAACAGGGCCCAGTTCAAGCCGGGACAGGACAACGTCCCCGTGGCCAAG cGTGAGGTCATCGGCGACGCTTCGGAAACGGCGCTGCTCAAGTTCGCGGAGGTGACGGTGGGGTCGGTGGCGGAAGCGCGGGGACGGTTCCCCAAGGTGGCCGAGCTGCCCTTCAACTCCACCAACAAGTTCCAG CTCTCGGTCCACGAGGCCGGCGAAcggcagctgctggtgctgaaGGGAGCCCCCGAGCGGGTGCTGGAGCGGTGCGGCGCCGTCCTGCTgaaggggcaggagctggcccTGGACGCCCAGTGGCGGGAGGCCTTCGAGGGGGCCTACGCCGAGctggggggccgtggggagaGGGTGCTGG GGTTCTGCGCCCGCTGGCTGCCGGCGGGGACGGTGGCGGCGGGGACGGACCCCGAGACCCTGCCGGAGGTGGCCGTGGGGCTCTGCTTCGCCGGGCTGGTGTCCATGATCGACCCACCCCGCGCCACCGTCCCCCAGGCCGTGCTCAAGTGTCGCACGGCCGGTATCAGG GTGATCATGGTGACCGGGGACCACCCCATCACGGCCAAGGCCATCGCGGCGGCCGTCGGCATCATCTCGGAGGGCAGCGAGACCCCCGAGGAGGTGGCAGCTCGTCTGCGGGTGCCCCTCGAACAGGTGGACCCCAG GCAGGCGCGGGCGCGGGTGGTGACGGGGGCGGAGCTGGCGGCCATGACACCCGAGTCCCTGGAGGGTCTCCTCCGCGCCCACCCCGAGATGGTCTTCGCCCGGACGTCACCGCAGCAGAAGCTTGTCATCGTGGAGAGCTGCCAGCGGCtg GGCGCCATCGTGGCGGTGACGGGGGACGGGGTGAACGACTCCCCCGCGCTGAAGAAGGCCGACATCGGCGTGGCCATGGGCATCGCGGGCTCCGACGCCGCCAAGAACGCGGCCGACATGATCCTCCTCGACGACAACTTCGCCTCCATCGTCACCGGCGTGGAGCaag GCCGCTTGATCTTTGACAACCTGAAGAAGTCCATCGCCTACACCTTGACCAAGAACATCCCCGAGTTGACGCCCTACCTCATCTACATCACGGCCAGCGTCCCCCTGCCCTTGGGCTGCATCACCATCCTCTTCATCGAGCTCTGCACCGACATC TTCCCCTCGGTCTCCTTGGCCTATGAGAGGGCGGAGAGTGACATCATGCACCTGAAGCCCCGCAACCCTCGACGCGACCGATTGGTCAACGAACCCTTGGCAGCTTATTCCTACTTCCAGATTG GTGCCATCCAGTCCTTCGCCGGCTTCACCGACTACTTCGTGGCGATGGCGCAGGAGGGCTGGTGGCCTCTGCTCTGCTTGGGGTTGCGCCCGCGCTGGGAGGACGTCCAcgagcaggagctgcaggacagcTACGGCCAACAATGG ACCTTCGAGCAGCGCCGCTACCAGCAGTACACCTGCTACACCGTCTTCTTCATCAGCATCGAGATGTGCCAGATCGCCGACGTCCTCATCCGCAAGACCCGACGcctctccctcttccagcaggGCCTCTTCCG